Proteins encoded in a region of the Streptomyces sp. PCS3-D2 genome:
- a CDS encoding CAP domain-containing protein, protein MGRHGLHAAPRRGGKHGTALRTGLLGVSVAVALGTAAVTTGMVPVGASFPYVGVSGTEATAAKTGAAQAAPDPDAPSVIDRQGGLASLSGRGAATSGAPTAPATPAAPSSAPASPSPSDSPSVSAPPTRSEPAPPKASSGAVPPSASPSTTGRTPAAPTPAPERTQAPAPAAPTPTPTPTATPTATAQAPTAPAPAATATRPSLDTHSAEEAAVVTLVNEERARAGCGPVRANPPLAALAGAFSQDMANRGFFGHEDPDGNTPWDRAAAAGLSGLGGENIARGQGDAESVMNAWMNSPEHRANILNCEFRRLGVGAHFAAGGPWWTQDFGL, encoded by the coding sequence CTCCACGCCGCGCCGCGCCGCGGCGGCAAGCACGGCACCGCCCTGCGCACCGGCCTGCTGGGGGTCTCGGTGGCCGTCGCCCTCGGCACCGCGGCCGTCACCACCGGCATGGTGCCGGTCGGCGCCTCGTTCCCCTATGTGGGTGTCAGCGGTACGGAAGCCACCGCCGCGAAGACCGGCGCGGCCCAGGCCGCGCCGGACCCCGACGCCCCTTCCGTGATCGACCGGCAGGGCGGCCTCGCGAGCCTGTCCGGCCGCGGCGCGGCGACCAGCGGCGCACCCACCGCCCCCGCGACCCCGGCGGCCCCGTCCTCCGCGCCGGCCTCGCCCTCCCCGTCGGACTCCCCCTCGGTTTCGGCACCGCCGACCCGCTCCGAGCCTGCTCCGCCGAAGGCCTCCTCCGGCGCCGTCCCGCCGTCCGCCTCGCCGAGCACCACAGGCCGGACCCCGGCCGCACCGACGCCCGCCCCGGAGCGGACCCAGGCGCCGGCACCCGCCGCGCCGACCCCGACCCCCACCCCGACGGCGACCCCGACCGCGACCGCGCAGGCACCCACGGCGCCGGCGCCCGCAGCCACCGCGACCCGGCCGAGCCTCGACACCCACTCCGCCGAGGAGGCGGCCGTGGTGACCCTGGTGAACGAGGAGCGCGCCCGGGCGGGCTGCGGCCCGGTCCGCGCCAACCCACCACTGGCGGCCCTGGCCGGCGCCTTTAGCCAGGACATGGCCAACCGCGGCTTCTTCGGCCACGAGGACCCCGACGGCAACACCCCCTGGGACCGCGCCGCCGCGGCAGGCCTCTCGGGCCTCGGCGGCGAGAACATAGCCCGCGGCCAGGGCGACGCGGAGTCCGTGATGAACGCCTGGATGAACAGCCCGGAGCACAGGGCGAACATCCTCAACTGCGAGTTCCGCAGGCTGGGTGTCGGCGCCCACTTCGCCGCCGGCGGGCCTTGGTGGACCCAGGATTTCGGCCTCTGA